gtctTTCCATTAGTTCAAGCAACGTGCCTGTTTCAATAACATGTTTTACAAAGCCGAGCTGTCATCGACGTGTTAGCCGGCGAGCTAAACAACAAACTCGTCCCcagttaattaattatatttgcaGCAGATCACCTTGACAGCAATCAATTTctctggatttttgtttttgctcAAAGCTACAGCATATCCTACATGGTTTATACTTATGTTCAGTATAACGGAGATACAAAAGGGACTTGTCTACAATCTGTGAAATATCTGAGCAACTAATCCAATCTTTTCCCAATCAAATCGAGTTGGATCCATACGTGAGATTCCAGTTATCTTAATATGGATGTAAAATGCTGATCATGTTACCCATGGTGACGGTTGctctaaacaaatttttttacacGTCTGGAACTCTTCTTGAGTTTGTCTCTGTTGGGAATCTGCCGTGAGGTAGTGTTGTTTTATTGGATGATGATGATAGAGAGTAGCATGCTAACTTGTCGCATGGGTGACAGCCAGGTGAGGCAACAGAATGAGGAAGTTTGTGGGGAAAAAATTGACTTGACCAGTCTTCCTTCCTCAGTCATGTTTTAATAGACACTGTTGAACCGAAAAGCATCTCAGAAATGCACCAGAGCTGCATCCATCCAAGTGAGACATTTAGATAAGAACAGGAACTCTGAAATTACTGAGCTGGAacagttaatttatttaaaactgtGAGTGTTACAGAATCTGTACTGAATTTTATTTGTTCCTAATAAATTAGGAAATTATGGACCAGTTGCCGATTAGCAATTGCAGTATACACGTCTAAGGCAGCAAAGACTGTAGTGATAcacttgtttgtgtattttttgagTTTTGCCTTCATCAGTGGGATGGTTGGGAGAAGTCCACCTGTGGATTAGAGCCATGTGGGGACTGTGGATGCTTCCATATGCAACAATGTTGCATACTTTTTTGCTGCTGCTTCTTATTGGAACCTTTATCAGGCCATCTGAGCTCATGACAAGAGAGGAGAAGAACAAGCTGAGGTGAGGGGACAGTAATGTGTGAAAAGTTTGGGTTAAAGTTATATTTTACTTTTGGGGATTATACTGCAGACTTGTGTTTCATAATTTGAAATGTGACTTTCTTTACATCATTTTTCTTCTACTCAGGAACCAAGTTCTGGAAATGTTTGACCACGCTTATCAGAATTACATGGTATGTACACAGTATTAAATATCTTGTTGTGTTGACACTTGAAGTTCTTCTAGTTACAGCAGTTATGTAAACTGTtgggaataaagtcttaaagggattgtttacccaaaaatgaaacattactcaccctaatgccatcccagatgtgtatgactttttttcttcagtcgaacaccaacaaagatttttagaagaatacctccgCTATGTTggtcatttcaatgcaagtgaatggtggccagaaatcccAAGGTCCAAAAAGAtgataaaagcaacataaaaataatccacatgactccagtgcttaaatccatatcttcagaagtgatatgatagatgtgggtgagaaaaaaaaaaggacttaactattgatctgtAATCACCCACACATATCCTATCgctttatttaaccactggagtctggtcaccattcacttgcattaaaaggaccaacaaagctgagatctTCTTCaaaaacatctgggatgtcatgaggatgagtaaatgatgagagaaatattttaatttgactcTAATGCTACAATTCCATCAACATCTAGTTGTATGTGTAGATTTTCAAGACTTTGtaattagaggtcaaccgatatgggttttttcaggccgatgccgatcttttgaaatccgggtccgCCGataaatgctgccgatttattttggccgatatgtgcttatttttaacctcttatttgaaccttttatttgaaagataaaatgtaacacaaataattacttaagatagacaaaattcctcaacaaatacatttattgaacacttgaccaatctgcacttgtacacttaaattaaaaatgtataatgtaaaaacatattgtataaataatgtataacaaatatattaaataaactaatataggcacagtgatttaatttcaggaaggtctactaacattactgttcaggtgtggtctaaaaagaaatctaataaagtaatcaattgtaaaataacactgcatagtttatcatagatagattaatgcttattaaagcagaagttattcattcaagagctgtaagtgattttctctttgccttttgttgtttgagtcgcagtaatggctcaatcgtcagcatgtttattagactgcttcccctttaagaccgattCTAATAGgctctttggaaggcgaaatataaaatcagactaatatcacagatctaaaccaggctacgtttgaatatttagttctgtcctccgtcgtcactcattaagcagggctcgtgttgtgctcacTGTGGCactgcgtgagagagagagatctctctctctctctctctctctctctctctcactctctctctctctctgactgcgaatagctaaattgcatcataggtttaatattattatacatagaaatggctggcgagataaaataactttctctttatagcaataataaatgtatttgattaatttctccagtaccgacagcagaaccgataacgtccgagcttaccaaagccagtccttcaatagcatatagtgcgttggtatcttttttttattacttatttctctgcattgagtgacaaccctctcaaatataagacacacaaacagaacaaataaaagtctcagattcactgtctgtaattgcaaaattcttgcttacttattgtgacatgatagcaacccttctgctgtgataatgcaacttcaactacgctatcaatatccaaagtagccgaacgtcatgtcaactatcgcgtttgttacgttttttctcgaagttggcagtaacatatcaaaagtttttaattaaatataaaggagttataagaATTTAATTCTTACCGTTTtatccaaggaacttagctccttccttaggcactggatgaggtctgctcactctgctggaaaatgactctaggggcagcgtgcgtcgaacacgtgttccacaagaACACTAGGTTGctcacagatgcgcctgcctattAATCGGCTtaatatacttggatattggccgatgccgattatgttaaaaaatgcaaaaaatcggccgattaatcatccgaccgattaatcggtcgacctctatttcTAATAGATTTTCAATTCGGTAGCTTGGCAAAAGAATGTTCTGAGTAAAATGAAATTTTGAAGCCTCTAGTATGCTTAGAAGACTAACTTAGTCTTTCAGTTAGGAGGTTGGAAAATAAAGAATGTGTTAAcgctttcattgtgtggaactgAAATGTGACGGTTGGACCtgggtaaacattaaaaaaaatataaaaatctgccTGGATTCATCTCATCTTTTTTTCTTGTCTCTTTAATAGAACCATGCCTACCCTGCAGATGAGCTGATGCCTTTAACTTGCCGTGGCCGAGTACGTGGACTAGAGCCCAGTCGAGGGGATATAGATGATGCCCTGGGGAAGTAAGTCAGGTGGAGAGAAAATAAAGATGGGCAATGTGTTGAAATTACTTGCGTAGAAGTAcagattgttttcattaaaaacaaatgctgTTCTCTGCCTTCAGGTTCTCTCTCACCCTCATTGATACTCTTGACACTCTTGCGGTAAGTAACACCTTAAACAGATGGCACTTAACCTTACACAAACAGACATTATGCACATATAAATACACTCACGCCCAGGTTTGTTTGCTCATGGTCTGATATGACGTCCCACAGCTGTTAAATAAGACGGTGGAGTTTGAGGAGGCAGTGAGGCGAGTGGTGACAGATGTACGGTTGGATAATGACATTGTGGTGTCTGTCTTTGAGACCAATATCCGGGTGCTGGGGTGAGTAAGCTATCACTGACAGATAGATTTTCAGAATGGGTTGACATGTTCTGAAAGATCTGAAATAAAAATCTACGCAGGGTTTCCAAGCTCATGGAAAAAAAACCTGGAAAATATCagagaatataaaaatatttgattttcaGGTCTGGAAAATCATGAAAATTTCCATTGCAAATACAAACTTGCCCAGAAATGgctttttatgatttttaaaaagaaactgGGAAGTCGTGGAAATTAATTAGCCAAAACATTTGGTAACCCTGTCTATGGTAAACTGTATGTTTGTACATTTCATACGTACACTACAGtcatttcatttctttatttatataatgcTTCCATTTGTATTTCACGTTTCACAATATAGgctacatcgtttcaaagcagtcgTAAATTGTATGTTGTGAAAGGTTACATTATAATAGTGAATTGTTCATAGTAAATTGTGGGTGTAAGTTGAGTTAAACCTTTTCTGTTGTCTTAGAGGGCTGCTGGGTGGCCACTCCATGGCCATCATGCTGAAAGAAAGTGGCCAAATGCTCTGGTACCAGGATGAACTGCTGCACATGGCAAAAGATCTTGGGCTTAGACTGCTGCCTGCATTTAACACCAGCAGTGGGCTGCCTTACCCTAGAgtgagtgcacacacacacaaacaatagcaAGCAAAATGATCGATGTAAACGTCATCACTGGTATGAATATTTTTTTCCTCCTAGTCTCTTCCGACAGCCCATGAAATGGTTTCATGGTGATTGCTTGCACTAGTCTCTTTtgaagcataaacacacacacacacacacacacacacacacacacacacactacgacTGTCTTGAATATCTGGCTTTGCTTGGCATGGCTATGGTTTGTTGAAAGTCCGCCCGAAGGGGTGTGAGGGAGACTGTCTACTCTCAATGGCTGAACAATCTCATTATCTGCATGACTTTCAGTTTTTCAGTTGCCATTGGCTTATTTTTTGGGCCTGCAGTTTTGCTGTGTACTTCGAAAACAACTAGAATTtgttacatggctctctggaatacttgattttgaCTGGTCAGTCACAGCATTCTGGGGTCAAATGCTTTTGAATGTTGACCGCTAAACTGGCCCAGGAAACCTGCATGGCTCTGCtagttttttttatgtgtcttgtatCCAGTGTTCGGTGTAATCCActtacaaagtaattatttactgtagtCATTACTTTTTTAGGaataaaaagtagtgtaatgcataacATTTTAAGTTCTCGTaaccagattacagttactgactttcaattaatttaatttaattttaagggCAGTAAAGGGTAATGCTTATTTCTAATCACtgatgaaccaaaacattatgaccactcacagttgAAGAAAATGGCATTGATTCCTtgtctcctaacaaggccacatgtcaaggtctgggtaaattgtatggtaagcgaacaatcagttctcgtattCAACATGTTTGAATGCTGGAGAAATGGGGAAGAGTAAAGACCTGAACGACTTTGACaggggccaaattgttatggccagaagactgggtcagagcatttctgaaacgacaaggcttgtggggtgctcctggtcagcagtggtgagtacctaccgacagtcatccgaggagggacaaatcaCAAACCGGCGACAAATTGTTGTGCACTAAATTTCATCAATAcgtgagggcaacgaaggctattcTATCTTgtctgaaccaacagaaggtcaactgagaatgtcacagaaaatttgaatgatggTTACAGTATGCTATGTATGGTGCTGCTATataagaaatatagacatttagaatttgttgagctgaaaaaaaatttaaaaagtcattttaaatgtaaaataattagtaatctTATTTCAATTCGagataaataattagtaatttgtagtagaTTACTATTTTTACAGAACTTACTTAACTCTGCTCATATCACTCTGTTGTGTCTGTActcttataataaaaaaattaaacatgaattATTTCTTGCCATGTAGTAAGTTGGATCCTTTACACCGGGGTCCTGATCAACTCTATTGGGGGCTCTTTGTATTAACCCTTACATAGTCACCCCATTTCCAAATATTACAATCCGTTTAACTgcaatttagtttttgtttactttagttattttgtttatgtttgcgtttaaaaaaaaataataaaaattcttaattttttatatCGGCTAGTGTTTTGTTGCACTAACAGGTGAACTTACGTCATGGAGTCCGTGGACCAGCGACCCGTACAGGCACTGAGACAGACACCTGCACTGCCTGTGCTGGTACAATTATCCTGGAGTTTGCAGCTTTAAGCCGCTTTACTGGGGACCCAACATTTGAGGTAGAATATCAATATTAATGTTGCAAATCTTGTATAAAAGGCAAACTAAAccaagaaaatgtgattctttttgtttttcaatgacTTTCTATTGTTTTAATGATCACAAGGTTCCTTATATAACCACCAGAGAAATATGAGGTTCTTTAACCTTACCTCCAGAGAAATATGAGGTTCTTTAACCTTACCTCCAGAGAAATATGAAAACATTGCGTTCTGTATGATTCATCTTTATCGGAGTACTTAAGAGATCACTGAGCTTGTGGAAACTCTCCTGTTTTGTAAGAAACTAACAATGGAGCACTGAAGTTGTTTGGCTGCAGAATGTTTATTTCTTGCATATTTGTATTCATTCAGTCTGCAGAATTATAGCACAGATCTCTTATGACCATAACTGTGCTGTCTAAAAGATTATAAACGTACAATTTACAGGCAACATTGGCGTGAAGGATTGTATACTATGACAAGTATTTTAAGGGCAGGAATGTTTTCCTTGTGTGTGGTGATAGAGACTTATGATGATTAATCTATGAAAGTAGGCCAGTATTTAGGTGTTGGTGTTTGGTTGTTTTGTTTACAGGCTCATGCGAGAAGAGCTCTGGACTTCCTTTGGGAAAAGAGACAGAGGAACAGTAATCTAGTGGGAACAACCATCAACATCCACTCTGGAGAGTGGGTCCGCAGGGGTGAGCCTGACCTGTACCCACCCActcaaaaatgaaaccaaaacagtAGCAGATGTGTTTTACTTTGAGACAAATTACTTAATACTTGTAAAATCACAACTTGTCAATCATGATTCTTTATTAATTGTTCCCTTACAGACAGCGGTGTTGGGGCAGGCATTGACTCCTATTATGAGTACTTAATGAAGGCATATATATTACTGGGAGATGACCAATTCCTGCAACGCTTTAACACAGTGAGTATCTCTTGTTCTTTTGTTGAGGACATCAGTCCATTTCCCAATGTTATATGTACACTATACGGACAAAAGGATTGGGCCAGACCTTTTAATCATTGAATTCAGGTGTTTCATTCAGTCCCATTACCACAGGTGTATAAAATCAAGCACTTAGCCATGCAGTCTGCTTTTACAAACATTTGTGAAAGAATGGGTCGTTCTAAAGAGCTCAATGAATTAAGAGTGTGGTACTGTAATAGGATGCCACCGTTGCAACAAGTCAGTTCGTGAAATTGTTTCCCTCCTAGATATTCCACGATCAACTTTAATTGGTATTATTACAAAGTGGAAGCCTTTAGGATCCACAGCGGTAGTGGTAGACCACATAAAGTCACATAGCGGGGTTACCGATGGTGCTGAGATGCATAGTGCATAAAAGTGTCCAACGCTCTGCTGACTCAATAACTGCAGAGTTCCAAACCTCCTCTAGCATTAACATCAGCACAAACACTGCACTGGGAACTTCATGGCATGAGTTTCCATGGTCGAGCAGCTGTATGCAGGCCTTACATCAAGCACAATGCCAAGCGTCGGATGGAGTGGTGTATAGCACGCCGCCACTGGACTCTGCAGCAGTGGAAATGTGTTCTGTGTAGCTTCTCTATCTGGCAGTCTTATGGATGAGTCTGGGTTTAGCGAATGCCAGGAGAACGTTTTCTGCCTGACTGCATTGTGCCAACTGTAAAGTTTGGTGGAGGAGAGATAATGTTATGGGGTTGTTTTTCTGGGGTTGGCCTTGGCCCCTTAGTTCCAATGAAGGGAAATGTTAATGCCTTGGCTTACCAAGACATTTTGGAAAATTCTATGCTTCCAACTTTGTGGAAACAGTTTGGGGAaggcccttttctgttccagcatgactgtGCCCCAGTGCACAAATCAAGGTCCATAAAGGCATGGTTGGATTAGTTTGGTGTGGAAGACCTTGACCGGCCCGCATAGAGCCCTGACCTCAACCCTATTGAACACCTATGAGATGAACTGGAACAGAGATTGCGAGCCAGGCCCTCTCATccaacatcagtgtctgacctcacatatgctcttctggaagaatgggcaaaaattccaacAGACACACTCAAATGTTGTATAAAACCTTCCCAGAAGAGGAAGCTGTTATAGCTGCGGGGGCGGGGCGGGTGCTCAATATTAAATTCCAACAGACACACTCCAAAATccaaaatatttgctgagaaagaccctcatataacaataattcaatatataatgattaaataattatacatggctatctttaaatataaaaaattgtatgtatgtgtgtgtgtatatatatatatatatatatatatatatatatatatatatatatatatatatatatatatataatacaaaaatattcagataattaaaatgcattacgctcttgtggcagaagagttaatcattgataagaccattcaaaaaaacggctttagaatacaatgtattgtttaccacCATATTATTGaccataagtcaatcattggcatacagttctcagcaatccatttcacaagtgaatttgtcaatcagttgacaagagatttattgtgagggcttgtttaaggatccgtcaatttacacctgcgtcagacttttttttttttttttttatagaaacaagccaggggtatacatggtacacaatactacagctatattttacaataatgccaagacattatattcattacatagtgcaatggttttcagtgctttggagttgttggtggtacaaagagtatttaaataaataatattttaagtctttacaaaaaagtgcaaataggggctttatagacataaatttacacttaagttaatattttctgattaatctgtttatttttcttgcaaagtttttttatacataagttatcaaaactgtgaaaaccaaataaaacgtctttataatgcaaagaaaaactagttaaaatagaggtacgtacaaacaaacaaaaatttatCAAATACTACAGCATGGACATATTCCCTAAAAAGGTAAGGGGCACATTCATCTACAGTTTTACAGAAGGAGCAAaatggatctatttcagggagcatgtttcttaaataaaggttgactgggtaaaaacggtgtaacagtttaaaggacacctccttaaccttgttggtaattaaatatttgtgaggtaaagaccatacgacctgcatcagacaggcttgtgtcgcgtctcgggtgtattacgtcataaaaataaaatgtttaggtcactgtgtcaagttaaatatagtttaatactcaatctttaaacacatcttgagatcccttggttcgcatttgcgctccttcaagtgttttgaatgcaagaacgtaactcATATTTATGTTGTctgtccgctgaagggttgttaatgttttcttcactgtataaattgtgtgttgctcacacagctgaaatttcacttactgccctctggagtaaacgggtggtactacaagcttgaatttctcaggaatgcgattaaatgcgttaattttaacgtgtaatttttttgtaaaattaatcgcattttattaacatctttgttttctgttaaattgacagcccttaaataaatatagatatttcaacacacacacagaacggacagctagtGGACCGTGATGAGATATTCGTGGTATTTGACGAAGTATGTTTGACAAAATGACTTCACCTTTAATGTGGTACATTAAATGTAAAGTTCTGAAActtgtaataattattttaatgtcaacatgaaatcaaaattcatctgatttactttattaatacatGTTGCGTGTTTTGGtgcacatgattaaaaaaaaaaatttaatctttcttttatttttttattttaaggttgGGGATAGTGTCACATtaaaagaaagtaaaatgggttgtgaaccaCATTTCATGTTTAGTCAATGGTGCAGCCACATTAGACCTTGTGTTCCATATACTTTCATTCATGTGCATACTGTCAGGAAGACGACCACACAGATGGTAAGGTGGACCCAAATGCTGGTACTTTATTCCACAAATAAAACCGTAACCAAAGAATCCATGTAACGGAAGACAAAGGCACAAGCCAAAACAAAGAtgtaaaacaaacagaaataaattCATTAGAGAACAATCACAGGTTGAAGACAAACAGGATAGAGTCCAGGATATCTAATGACATGACAGGGAGTGcagggaatgtgtgtgtgagtatatgtagTGTGTGCTGATTAGTGAATGGGGAACAGGTGTAAATCTGTTATATCTGTCTTTTATTGCAACTGAACTGCATAATTTGCCCTgttgttaatatttttaaataatattttcataatgtaccaaattagaaggTTCCCTGTGTAATTTACAACATTAGCAGAGAgagaatttatttaatatgtaagcaaaatggacattataactgaaatttaTCAAAATTGCaatcaaattgagagcttgtgaatcgtaatttaatcaaatttggaaatctgtatcaattccCAGCCCTAGATTTAACATCAgtacacaatttaaaataatacaagctTCAAATTTCAGATGTCATGGTTTGCTGTAGGGATTTGCACAAGTACTTGTCTAACAGAGTATTCATTCAGGCTTTAAATATTCGACTAGTAAACGCACTAATATCGCAAAGTGATCGTCCTTTGTGCCTTTGTTTGTGGGCAACAATAAAACTGCTTTTCTCATCTAAATCTTGCCATTACAATTACAGTACATTACATTGTGTGGCGCTGTGACATTTACATGACATTGTTATTGGAATAATTAACCCATTATTTAAAGGGACTgcatttgcttcagaagactttgaatgtctgtctttgtgtgtgtgcaaatttgtttttttttgtgtgttatttttgaATCTATATGTTGTTCATGTATAGTTAATTGTAAATTGTCTTGTCTGTTTAATATATTGCATTTGCTTGGATGTGTTGCAGCACTATGCATCCATAATGAAGTATATCAGTCAGCCTCCATTGCTACTGGACGTTCATATCCACAAACCTCTGCTGCCAGCCCGCACCTGGATGGACTCCTTGCTTGCCTTTTTCCCTGGATTGCAGGTGAGGTATCATTGTTTTCCTTGTTACATTTCTTCCTTTTTCTCTCTCAGCAATATACAAATGTAAGGTTTCTGATCTTCTCTGCTCTTGGCAGGTTTTGAAGGGGGATATCCGCCCAGCCATTGAGACACATGAAATGCTTTATCAGGTCACCAAGAAACACAACTTCCTCCCTGAGGTAGATCCTCTTTTCTGTGCAATATTTGTGATTTTTAAATATCATCACACTCTCTGGTTTTCTGCTTAACTTTCCCCCATCAACTCTCTCTCATGCTGTCTCGTCAGGCATTCACAACTGATTTCAGGGTTCACTGGGCTCAGCACCCCCTGCGGCCAGAGTTTGCAGAAAGCACCTACTTCCTCTATAAGGTACATAGGCGTGACTGACTTTTAACCGAATCTCTTTATAGCATCTTTGTAACTCATCAGCCTGTAAACATAACCTGATTTGTTGTATTACGTTCCATGTTGCAGTGCATTAGAGCCTGCATTTTACTTTAACTTGTGGCTAACACTGTGAATTTTACACTGCTTTTTAAAGGCCACCAAAGATCCATATTACCTGGAGGTAGGGCGGAGCATACTGGAGAACCTCAATCGCTTTGCTCGAGTTCCTTGTGGCTTTGCTGCTATGAAGGATGTGAGGACGGGGAGTCATGAGGACCGGTAAGAGCAGGGGTTTGTGATTAGTGGAGGAGCATGTAGTTAAaggaaaattaaaattctctcattatttactcactcttgccatcccagatttgtatgactttcttttttttaagtaatccatatgacaccagtggttaaatccatatcttcagaaacgatatgatagatgtgggtgagaaacacatctattttcctttttttactctaaatctcctctttcactttcagatgtaaaagtgaaagtgaagatttagagtaaaaaaattacttatattttaaactttttctcacccacagctatcatatcacttctgaagatacatatttaaccactggagtaatatggattacttttatctttcctttgtgtgatttttggagctaaaaatgtctgatcgccattcacttgcattgtaaggacctacagagctgagatatttttttttaaatcttaatttgtgttcttcatacacatctgggatggcataagggtgagtaacgtgtgagagaattttcatttttggtttaagtatccctttaagtgatGTTTTATAGGTAGTATCTGGATACTTGACACATTATGTTTAACAGCAAGTTTTTAGGTAAAAATTTGTATGaatggataggagaaagtatataTTTCTCACCAAGTTTTTCACTGGTTTTcatcacctttttgccttcactTGTCATTTAATGGTCCCTGCGGTGTGATGCATTTTTaacagtacaaatattccatgtagtctctctcTAATTAATATGGTCATAAGAAAACTACCAACTATCCATTGAACTGATAAACTGATAGTGTTGAGGTTTTTTTTAGTAAAGTGTGGGCACACAAGTAAATAAGACTGTTATGTAGACTCAACAacagtgtatttatttatcttcTATTCCACCCACCTCTCTCAGCATGGACTCATTTTTCCTGGCAGAGATGTTTAAGTACCTTTTCCTGCTATTTGCTGATGAGGAGGATTTGCTTTTTAATGTAGAGGACTACATTTTTACCACAGAAGCTCATCTGCTCCCTCTCTCCCTTTCAACTGCCTTAAGCTCACAGCCACCCTCAGTGGTCAACAACATGGTATTGCACAACAGTTTCATAATGTTTCTGCTTGCCTCTCTCCCAGCACACATTATTACTGGTTAGATAACACCTGTCAGAGTTAACATTATTATAGCAAACTCCTCCAAGAAAAACtgtttttatgtaatatttagcTGTTAGGAAA
This window of the Xyrauchen texanus isolate HMW12.3.18 chromosome 27, RBS_HiC_50CHRs, whole genome shotgun sequence genome carries:
- the LOC127620565 gene encoding ER degradation-enhancing alpha-mannosidase-like protein 3 isoform X1, with product MWGLWMLPYATMLHTFLLLLLIGTFIRPSELMTREEKNKLRNQVLEMFDHAYQNYMNHAYPADELMPLTCRGRVRGLEPSRGDIDDALGKFSLTLIDTLDTLALLNKTVEFEEAVRRVVTDVRLDNDIVVSVFETNIRVLGGLLGGHSMAIMLKESGQMLWYQDELLHMAKDLGLRLLPAFNTSSGLPYPRVNLRHGVRGPATRTGTETDTCTACAGTIILEFAALSRFTGDPTFEAHARRALDFLWEKRQRNSNLVGTTINIHSGEWVRRDSGVGAGIDSYYEYLMKAYILLGDDQFLQRFNTHYASIMKYISQPPLLLDVHIHKPLLPARTWMDSLLAFFPGLQVLKGDIRPAIETHEMLYQVTKKHNFLPEAFTTDFRVHWAQHPLRPEFAESTYFLYKATKDPYYLEVGRSILENLNRFARVPCGFAAMKDVRTGSHEDRMDSFFLAEMFKYLFLLFADEEDLLFNVEDYIFTTEAHLLPLSLSTALSSQPPSVVNNMAGEELDDANFEWTCPNTRLLFPDPAFPRNFREPIRSAVDKSCPRPAAMLEPGMGLPPLRAQDFMANNPEHLELLRRMGVSLIHLKDGRVQLVQHATQAVSAVAAEDGMRFMQEMMELSSQQQKEQLPPRAVQIVSQPFFGRVVLTAGPAQFGLDLSKSSSGVRGFVTVAEPYNGCSELTNGEIVAGRIALLQRGQCMFAEKARHIQKARAIGGIVIDDNEGSSSDTAPLFQMAGDGRNTDDVILPLLFLFHKEGNILLEALKEYSEVEVLLSDKARDREAIFKGKALQGTLLDGIADGAEEEDCSTEKAHSSHASSEPLDESKVTTQEPVAEDSVVEQVSVQPVEGLGSYVPVDVGEETAGDGDSNSQSVDSLMADWQEDLEAFKQMEKDEL
- the LOC127620565 gene encoding ER degradation-enhancing alpha-mannosidase-like protein 3 isoform X2; the encoded protein is MWGLWMLPYATMLHTFLLLLLIGTFIRPSELMTREEKNKLRNQVLEMFDHAYQNYMNHAYPADELMPLTCRGRVRGLEPSRGDIDDALGKFSLTLIDTLDTLALLNKTVEFEEAVRRVVTDVRLDNDIVVSVFETNIRVLGGLLGGHSMAIMLKESGQMLWYQDELLHMAKDLGLRLLPAFNTSSGLPYPRVNLRHGVRGPATRTGTETDTCTACAGTIILEFAALSRFTGDPTFEAHARRALDFLWEKRQRNSNLVGTTINIHSGEWVRRDSGVGAGIDSYYEYLMKAYILLGDDQFLQRFNTHYASIMKYISQPPLLLDVHIHKPLLPARTWMDSLLAFFPGLQVLKGDIRPAIETHEMLYQVTKKHNFLPEAFTTDFRVHWAQHPLRPEFAESTYFLYKATKDPYYLEVGRSILENLNRFARVPCGFAAMKDVRTGSHEDRMDSFFLAEMFKYLFLLFADEEDLLFNVEDYIFTTEAHLLPLSLSTALSSQPPSVVNNMAGEELDDANFEWTCPNTRLLFPDPAFPRNFREPIRSAVDKSCPRPAAMLEPGMGLPPLRAQDFMANNPEHLELLRRMGVSLIHLKDGRVQLVQHATQAVSAVAAEDGMRFMQEMMELSSQQQKEQLPPRAVQIVSQPFFGRVVLTAGPAQFGLDLSKSSSGVRGFVTVAEPYNGCSELTNGEIVAGRIALLQRGQCMFAEKARHIQKARAIGGIVIDDNEGSSSDTAPLFQMAGDGRNTDDVILPLLFLFHKEGNILLEALKEYSEVEVLLSDKARDRVADGAEEEDCSTEKAHSSHASSEPLDESKVTTQEPVAEDSVVEQVSVQPVEGLGSYVPVDVGEETAGDGDSNSQSVDSLMADWQEDLEAFKQMEKDEL